A genomic segment from Alkalilimnicola ehrlichii MLHE-1 encodes:
- the pmbA gene encoding metalloprotease PmbA, whose protein sequence is MTNTVTHSSRTSGLPASADMEALIQQALDTARTLGATGAEAGLAFDLGLSVNVRKGEVDTLEHHRDRGLSVTVYFGQRKGSANTADFRPESIRETVQAACDIARYTSEDPAHGLADPELMPRQVPELDLEHPWALNPEEAIDLARRCEAAGLAEKGITNSEGAGVATHHTLRVYGNSHGFLGHYAGTRHSMNCVMVAGEGDHMQRDYWYTVDRVPEALERAEDVGREAARRTLARMGARQLGTRRVPVLFAPPMARGLIGHFIGAIRGGALYRKASFLLDQLGQPVFPDFVQMREEPHRPRGLGSVPFDHEGVATRERTLVRDGVLQGYVLDSYSARRLGMQTTGNAGGVHNLVVEPGPDDQAALLKRMGTGLLVTEMMGQGVNPVTGDYSRGATGFWVEDGEIAHPVQEITVAGNLREMYAGLTAVGCDVDRRGNIHTGSLLVDAMTVAGE, encoded by the coding sequence ATGACCAATACCGTCACGCACAGCAGTCGTACCTCAGGCCTCCCCGCCAGCGCCGACATGGAGGCCCTCATCCAACAGGCCCTGGACACCGCCCGCACCCTGGGCGCCACCGGCGCCGAGGCCGGCCTCGCCTTCGATCTCGGCCTCTCCGTCAACGTCCGCAAGGGCGAAGTCGACACCTTGGAACACCACCGGGACCGCGGCCTCAGCGTCACCGTCTACTTCGGCCAGCGCAAGGGCAGCGCCAACACCGCCGACTTCCGCCCCGAATCCATCCGCGAGACCGTCCAGGCCGCCTGCGACATCGCCCGCTACACCTCCGAGGACCCCGCCCACGGCCTCGCCGACCCCGAACTCATGCCCCGCCAGGTCCCCGAGCTGGACCTGGAACACCCCTGGGCCCTGAACCCGGAAGAGGCCATCGACCTCGCCCGCCGCTGCGAAGCCGCCGGGCTGGCGGAAAAAGGCATCACCAACTCCGAGGGCGCGGGCGTGGCCACCCACCACACCCTCCGGGTCTACGGCAACAGCCACGGCTTCCTCGGCCACTACGCCGGCACCCGCCACAGCATGAACTGCGTCATGGTCGCCGGCGAGGGCGACCACATGCAGCGGGACTACTGGTACACCGTCGACCGCGTCCCCGAGGCCCTGGAACGGGCCGAGGACGTCGGTCGCGAGGCGGCCCGGCGCACCCTGGCGCGAATGGGCGCCCGCCAACTGGGCACCCGGCGGGTGCCGGTCCTGTTCGCCCCGCCCATGGCCCGGGGACTCATCGGCCACTTTATCGGCGCCATTCGCGGCGGCGCCCTCTACCGCAAGGCCTCCTTCCTGCTCGACCAGTTGGGCCAGCCGGTCTTCCCGGACTTCGTGCAGATGCGGGAAGAGCCCCACCGCCCGCGTGGCCTGGGCAGCGTGCCCTTCGACCATGAGGGCGTGGCCACCCGCGAGCGGACATTGGTGCGCGACGGCGTGCTGCAGGGCTACGTGCTGGACAGCTACTCCGCCCGCCGCCTGGGCATGCAGACCACCGGCAACGCCGGCGGCGTGCACAACCTGGTGGTGGAACCAGGCCCCGACGACCAGGCCGCCCTGCTCAAGCGCATGGGGACCGGGCTACTGGTCACGGAGATGATGGGGCAGGGGGTTAACCCGGTCACCGGCGACTACTCGCGGGGGGCTACCGGCTTCTGGGTCGAGGATGGCGAGATCGCCCACCCGGTGCAGGAGATCACCGTGGCCGGCAATCTGCGGGAGATGTACGCCGGACTCACCGCGGTGGGTTGCGACGTGGACCGGCGCGGCAACATCCACACCGGCTCGCTGCTGGTGGATGCGATGACCGTCGCCGGCGAATGA
- a CDS encoding HPF/RaiA family ribosome-associated protein, protein MQIQINPGDGVHHSDALEQHIKESLGTLEKRFGDRLTRLEIHMSDTNGPKGGVNKEVRIEARPNGLDPVMASATEEDVYDAARSAISKLEKVLATRFGKLDDRR, encoded by the coding sequence ATGCAGATTCAGATCAACCCCGGCGACGGTGTTCACCACTCGGACGCCCTGGAGCAGCACATCAAGGAGAGCCTGGGCACGCTGGAGAAGCGCTTCGGGGATCGCCTGACCCGCCTGGAGATCCACATGAGCGACACGAACGGGCCCAAGGGCGGCGTCAACAAGGAGGTGCGCATCGAGGCCCGCCCCAATGGGCTCGATCCGGTGATGGCCAGCGCCACCGAGGAGGACGTCTACGACGCCGCCCGTTCGGCCATCAGCAAGCTGGAGAAGGTGCTCGCCACCCGCTTCGGCAAGCTGGACGATCGCCGCTGA
- a CDS encoding YhdP family protein gives MHPAFTDKLPGYALRALALGLLLLALVLWTLRLALPALVPDYRATLELRLAEELDQPVAVEALRLDWQGWRPVLYADGVEVGPDDQALGFQALRVELAPVASLVHWQPVVRDLALVGLRLEAGLDERGRPVVRGLEGLTLAEEPFDLERLADFDWSLLPAGMRLEDAEVLWHGADGRLWRLPGVARLERDARRLRAAVTLEPPEALGGGLQGRLELDLSGRGTLPGGRFHLEGRRLVLDALPGLLPSPETAYRLYGDADLTLWGEWTGGAGSVTGDFQLLDLEWRREADAEVQLLAHRLAGQARWSGTPAGWRVDVNDLVMARPDQDWAAQDAAFSHRRTAEGVLALGAVFDRAHLDDLVRLAELSPGMDRDWMQRLHSAAPYGELRDAHLRLRLGPEGDLQRLDSAARFHGVGMAPVGPVPGIGPLDGHFRTTEEGGQGAVSAHGAALDFPHLFPETIPVTEARADLRWWLEGEGHYRLDVDDIALENPDARAEGALSLAGRPGEPPWMRLRAEAWDGDASRTARYLPLRHLPPAAREWVAAAVIGGEVTEARVHWDGPLSGERFRQGEVAFQAGGRVIDGELAYQPDWPRLTGAEAELDFRGRSMHIRGHGGRLAGTSVQRVEVTLADLFEPVLAVQGEVHGSGEAYLDYLRQMPLTARLLNDVVPMALDGDHDLTLALAIPLRNFDPNRVRLDGRLQLGEGANYRLPRWDLAFNNVVGEVHFDERGLRISDLQARYLGHPLRVEAETDEQRIRLRGRTRGAPGALFPQVGLPEGWLHGEPAWQAELQLPNFRPDQGPDDVRLRLSSALEELAVDLPEPLGKPAGEPRDLTLEARIDEDGLGPVRWRYHDTLNGVLALDPERGAVPRMAVRLGTEPASLPAERSWLVRGRVPPVAVDPWLDWLEQHTAATGQERPEWPEDLPPLGLDLHFERLDLGALALSGQRLVLAADAHPDWRLQLDGPIRGGVFWPLAPDAATPMRADLERVDLDLDLLTGDREERAAEPADGPEPLRPGRLPHMDLSIGQLVIDRRDLGRLDLRVTPEGDSARFESIRLDTPSFALQGDMAWHYRDGGHRTELKSRLQGERAGDILATLGYLPSVSRGRTEIDNDVAWDNLPHRFTLAEMEGAVSLRIDDGQIPDLSPGAGRLFGLLSVTTLPRRLALDFSDIFGRGFAFDSLRADLELVDGQAHIQRFDIDGPAAKLAIEGRIGLRDRDYDQTVQVTPRLGATMPLVGFIVGGPVGAAAGWLADRVAGDEVERATRYSYRVTGPWDDPKVERRGADRPDAGVPPAWAD, from the coding sequence TTGCATCCAGCGTTCACTGACAAGCTTCCCGGCTATGCCCTGCGCGCCCTCGCCCTGGGCCTGCTGTTGCTGGCCCTGGTGTTGTGGACCCTGCGTCTGGCGTTGCCGGCCCTGGTGCCCGACTACCGGGCCACCCTGGAACTGCGACTGGCCGAGGAACTGGATCAGCCGGTGGCGGTGGAAGCGCTCCGGCTCGACTGGCAGGGCTGGCGGCCGGTGCTGTACGCCGACGGCGTCGAGGTGGGCCCCGACGATCAGGCCCTGGGGTTTCAGGCCCTGCGCGTGGAGCTGGCCCCGGTCGCGAGCCTGGTGCACTGGCAGCCGGTGGTGCGGGACCTGGCGCTGGTGGGGTTGCGCCTGGAGGCCGGGCTGGACGAGCGCGGCCGGCCGGTGGTCCGGGGGCTGGAGGGGCTGACCCTGGCCGAAGAGCCCTTCGATCTGGAGCGGCTTGCCGACTTCGACTGGTCTTTACTGCCCGCGGGCATGCGCCTGGAGGACGCCGAGGTGCTTTGGCACGGCGCCGATGGCCGGCTCTGGCGCCTGCCCGGGGTGGCGCGGCTGGAGCGCGATGCCCGCAGGCTGCGCGCGGCGGTGACGCTGGAGCCGCCGGAGGCCCTGGGCGGGGGGCTTCAGGGTCGGCTGGAGCTGGACCTGAGCGGCCGCGGGACGCTGCCCGGTGGTCGGTTTCACCTGGAGGGCCGGCGCCTGGTCCTGGACGCCCTTCCGGGGCTGCTGCCGAGCCCGGAGACCGCCTACCGGCTCTATGGCGACGCCGACCTGACCCTGTGGGGGGAGTGGACCGGTGGCGCGGGCTCGGTTACCGGCGATTTCCAGTTGCTGGATCTGGAATGGCGGCGCGAGGCCGATGCCGAGGTTCAGCTGCTCGCTCACCGGCTGGCCGGACAGGCCCGTTGGTCGGGGACACCCGCCGGCTGGCGTGTCGATGTCAACGACCTGGTCATGGCGCGCCCGGACCAGGACTGGGCGGCCCAGGATGCGGCCTTCAGCCATCGGCGGACGGCAGAGGGCGTGCTGGCACTGGGGGCGGTGTTCGACCGGGCGCACCTGGACGATCTGGTCCGACTCGCCGAACTGAGCCCGGGCATGGACCGGGACTGGATGCAACGGCTGCACAGCGCGGCCCCCTATGGCGAGCTGCGGGATGCCCACCTGCGTCTGCGACTGGGCCCGGAGGGCGACCTCCAGCGCCTGGACTCGGCCGCCCGTTTCCACGGCGTGGGGATGGCGCCGGTCGGCCCGGTACCGGGCATCGGACCGCTGGATGGCCATTTCCGCACCACCGAGGAGGGCGGTCAGGGGGCCGTCAGCGCCCATGGCGCGGCGCTGGACTTCCCCCACCTGTTCCCCGAGACCATCCCGGTGACCGAGGCCCGTGCCGACCTGCGCTGGTGGCTGGAGGGCGAGGGCCACTACCGGCTGGACGTGGACGATATCGCGCTGGAAAACCCGGATGCCCGTGCCGAGGGCGCCCTTAGTCTCGCCGGCCGACCCGGCGAGCCGCCGTGGATGCGCCTGCGGGCCGAGGCCTGGGACGGTGACGCCAGCCGCACCGCCCGCTACCTGCCGCTCCGCCACCTGCCGCCGGCCGCCCGGGAGTGGGTGGCGGCGGCGGTGATTGGCGGTGAGGTCACCGAGGCCCGGGTCCATTGGGATGGGCCGCTCTCGGGCGAGCGCTTTCGCCAGGGCGAGGTGGCGTTCCAGGCCGGCGGCCGGGTCATCGACGGGGAACTGGCCTATCAGCCGGACTGGCCACGCCTGACCGGGGCCGAGGCCGAGCTGGATTTCCGGGGGCGGTCCATGCACATCCGCGGCCATGGGGGCCGGCTCGCGGGCACGAGCGTGCAGCGGGTGGAGGTGACCCTCGCCGACCTCTTCGAGCCGGTGCTCGCGGTCCAGGGCGAGGTCCACGGCAGCGGTGAGGCCTACCTGGACTATCTGCGCCAGATGCCCTTGACCGCCCGCCTGCTCAACGACGTGGTGCCCATGGCACTGGACGGCGACCACGACCTGACCCTGGCACTGGCCATACCGCTGCGCAACTTCGATCCGAACCGGGTGCGTCTGGACGGGCGGTTGCAACTGGGCGAGGGGGCCAACTACCGCCTGCCGCGCTGGGATCTGGCCTTCAACAACGTGGTCGGTGAGGTGCATTTCGATGAGCGCGGATTGCGCATCAGCGACTTGCAGGCGCGCTATCTCGGCCACCCGCTGCGGGTGGAGGCCGAGACCGACGAGCAGCGGATCCGGCTGCGCGGGCGTACCCGGGGGGCACCGGGCGCGCTCTTTCCGCAGGTCGGCCTGCCCGAGGGCTGGCTCCACGGTGAACCCGCCTGGCAGGCCGAACTGCAGTTGCCCAACTTCCGGCCCGACCAGGGGCCGGACGACGTGCGCCTGCGCCTGAGCAGCGCCCTGGAGGAGCTGGCCGTGGATCTGCCCGAGCCGCTGGGCAAACCCGCCGGCGAGCCCCGCGACCTGACCCTGGAGGCGCGGATCGATGAGGACGGGCTGGGCCCGGTGCGCTGGCGTTACCACGACACCCTCAACGGTGTGCTGGCACTGGACCCGGAGCGTGGCGCGGTGCCGCGAATGGCCGTCCGGCTCGGTACCGAGCCGGCCTCGCTGCCCGCCGAGCGGAGCTGGCTGGTCCGCGGCCGGGTGCCTCCAGTGGCCGTGGACCCCTGGCTGGACTGGCTCGAGCAGCACACCGCAGCGACCGGGCAGGAGCGGCCCGAATGGCCCGAGGACCTGCCGCCGCTGGGGCTGGATCTGCACTTTGAGCGTCTCGACCTGGGGGCGCTGGCGCTGAGCGGGCAGCGACTGGTCCTGGCCGCCGACGCGCACCCCGACTGGCGGCTGCAGTTGGATGGGCCGATACGCGGTGGGGTGTTTTGGCCGTTGGCCCCGGACGCCGCGACGCCGATGCGTGCGGATCTCGAACGCGTGGACTTGGACCTGGACCTGCTCACCGGGGACCGGGAGGAGCGGGCCGCAGAGCCTGCGGACGGACCGGAGCCCTTGCGCCCCGGCCGGCTGCCCCACATGGACCTGTCCATCGGGCAACTGGTCATCGATCGCCGCGATCTCGGGCGCCTGGACCTGCGGGTGACGCCGGAGGGGGACAGCGCCCGGTTTGAGTCGATCCGGCTGGACACGCCCAGTTTCGCCCTGCAGGGCGACATGGCCTGGCATTATCGCGACGGGGGCCACCGCACCGAGCTGAAAAGCCGCCTGCAGGGCGAGCGTGCCGGGGACATCCTGGCCACCCTGGGCTACCTGCCCTCCGTCAGCCGCGGCCGCACCGAGATCGACAACGACGTGGCCTGGGACAACCTGCCCCACCGCTTTACCCTGGCCGAGATGGAGGGGGCGGTCTCGCTGCGCATCGACGACGGGCAGATCCCCGACCTCAGCCCGGGCGCCGGGCGCCTGTTCGGGCTGCTCAGTGTCACCACCCTGCCGCGTCGCCTGGCGCTGGATTTCTCCGATATCTTCGGCCGCGGCTTTGCCTTCGACAGCCTGCGCGCCGACCTGGAACTGGTCGACGGTCAGGCGCACATCCAGCGGTTCGACATCGACGGCCCGGCCGCCAAGCTGGCCATCGAGGGCCGCATTGGCCTGCGCGACCGCGACTACGACCAGACCGTCCAGGTGACGCCCCGCCTGGGGGCCACCATGCCGCTGGTGGGCTTCATCGTCGGCGGCCCGGTGGGTGCGGCTGCCGGGTGGCTGGCCGATCGGGTGGCGGGAGATGAGGTGGAGCGTGCAACCCGGTACAGTTATCGGGTGACGGGGCCATGGGATGACCCCAAAGTGGAGCGCAGGGGCGCGGACCGGCCCGACGCCGGTGTACCGCCGGCCTGGGCAGATTGA
- a CDS encoding sulfite exporter TauE/SafE family protein has translation MELSLLQLLLASLLVAFGCFIQGALGFGLALAVAPLLFLIHPDLVPGPVLFLAMVISVIILWRNRAGLAIGEMGSALLGRVPGMLLALWVLSFATSTLLSLILGGAVLLGVAASLARWHITPTRNTLITAGLLSGFMGTSTSIGGPPMALVYQNARGDQVRANLGGFFLVGTVMSLAGLTLLGHYGHHELLLSLALTPAALAGLALSRHAIGWVDAGRLRPALLALCTLSGVAVIIDGLLAL, from the coding sequence GTGGAACTCAGCCTGCTTCAGCTCCTGCTCGCCTCCCTCCTGGTGGCCTTCGGCTGCTTTATCCAGGGGGCGCTGGGCTTCGGCCTGGCCCTGGCCGTGGCGCCGTTGCTGTTCCTCATCCACCCCGACCTGGTGCCGGGCCCGGTGCTGTTCCTGGCCATGGTCATCTCGGTGATCATCCTCTGGCGCAACCGCGCCGGGCTGGCCATCGGCGAGATGGGCAGCGCCCTGCTGGGGCGCGTCCCGGGCATGCTCCTGGCCCTGTGGGTGCTAAGTTTCGCCACCTCCACCCTGTTGTCGCTGATCCTGGGTGGCGCGGTGCTGCTGGGCGTCGCCGCGAGCCTCGCCCGCTGGCACATCACCCCGACCCGCAACACGCTGATCACCGCCGGATTGCTGTCCGGCTTCATGGGCACCAGCACCTCCATCGGCGGCCCGCCGATGGCGCTGGTCTACCAGAACGCCCGGGGTGACCAGGTGCGCGCCAATCTCGGCGGGTTCTTTTTGGTCGGCACCGTCATGTCGCTGGCCGGTCTGACCCTGCTGGGCCATTACGGCCACCACGAACTGCTCCTTTCACTGGCCCTGACACCCGCCGCCCTGGCCGGGCTGGCCCTCTCCCGCCACGCCATCGGCTGGGTGGATGCCGGACGCCTGCGCCCGGCCCTGCTCGCCCTCTGCACCCTATCCGGGGTGGCGGTGATCATTGATGGGCTGCTCGCCCTGTGA
- a CDS encoding carbon-nitrogen hydrolase family protein, translating to MAIRDDKRVRAAAVQMASGPNLAGNLAEVERLIGQAAEQGAELVGLPENFALMGRREADKLDVAESDGEGPIQDLLAKLASRHRIHLVAGTLPLRSENPGKVRAACLLYGPDGRRLGRYDKVHLFDVGVSPTEAYRESDTLEPGSRAVVVETELGRIGLAVCYDVRFPEQFREMARQGMEILVLPSAFTAVTGAAHWRTLVTARAIENLCFTVAPDQGGRHASGRETYGDSLIVDPWGSVLASRAKGAGVVVADLDLHRQAEIRRRFPALTHRKF from the coding sequence ATGGCGATTAGGGACGACAAGCGGGTGCGCGCGGCTGCGGTGCAGATGGCCTCGGGCCCGAATCTGGCCGGCAATCTCGCCGAGGTCGAGCGGCTGATCGGCCAGGCGGCCGAGCAGGGCGCGGAGCTGGTGGGCCTGCCGGAGAACTTTGCCCTCATGGGGCGCCGGGAGGCCGATAAACTGGACGTGGCCGAGAGCGACGGTGAGGGGCCCATCCAGGACCTGCTGGCCAAGCTCGCCAGCCGCCACCGCATCCACCTGGTGGCCGGTACCCTCCCCCTGCGCAGCGAGAACCCCGGCAAGGTGCGGGCCGCCTGCCTGCTCTACGGTCCCGATGGCCGTCGCCTGGGCCGATACGACAAGGTGCACCTTTTCGACGTCGGCGTCAGCCCGACCGAGGCCTACCGCGAGTCCGACACCCTGGAGCCCGGCTCTCGCGCGGTGGTGGTGGAGACCGAGCTGGGCCGCATCGGCCTGGCGGTCTGTTACGATGTCCGATTCCCGGAACAGTTCCGGGAGATGGCGCGGCAGGGGATGGAGATCCTGGTCCTCCCCTCCGCGTTCACCGCCGTCACCGGTGCCGCCCACTGGCGCACGCTGGTCACCGCCCGGGCCATCGAGAACCTCTGCTTTACGGTGGCCCCCGATCAGGGCGGGCGCCATGCCAGCGGGCGGGAAACCTACGGCGACAGCCTCATCGTCGACCCCTGGGGCAGCGTGCTGGCCAGCCGCGCCAAGGGGGCCGGTGTGGTGGTCGCCGATCTCGACCTGCACCGCCAGGCCGAGATCCGCCGCCGCTTTCCGGCGCTGACACACCGTAAATTCTGA
- a CDS encoding D-amino acid dehydrogenase, translating into MKVTVVGGGVIGITTAWYLAEAGHAVTVVDRAPAMADETSHANGGLLHASHAEPWNGPGVFWDLIRWIGRENSPLLVRPRAVPGLIRWGLGFLRYSRRRHHEHSLAVNARLAVHSLERLRALRAETGLRYDDRQEGILKVFNDRTAFESAVQASTLMAEAGVRYQVLDPDQTVALDPAYGDARAQLAGAIYYPEDESGDACLFTRRLAALAAERHGVSLLNDTAVEDWRLEAGRIVAARTNRGEIEADAWVLAAGSYTPLLTRPLGLRVPIYPVKGYSVTLHTPDWEGAPRIPMIDDERKVVMARLGDRIRMAGTAEFAGYDLSLRPARCDNVLNNVLATFPGLRDHIAPETREDWCGLRPMSMDGPPIIGATPVPNLYLNSGTGHLGWTFACGVSHLLAQQLSGEPPALDMAPLALSRFN; encoded by the coding sequence ATGAAGGTGACAGTGGTGGGCGGCGGCGTGATCGGCATCACGACCGCGTGGTACCTGGCGGAGGCCGGCCACGCGGTCACGGTCGTCGACCGCGCGCCGGCAATGGCCGACGAGACCAGTCACGCCAACGGCGGCCTGCTGCACGCCAGTCACGCCGAACCCTGGAACGGGCCCGGGGTGTTCTGGGACCTGATCCGTTGGATCGGCCGCGAGAACTCCCCACTGCTGGTGCGGCCACGGGCGGTGCCGGGGTTGATCCGCTGGGGTCTGGGCTTTCTGCGCTACAGCCGCCGCCGGCACCATGAGCACAGCCTGGCGGTGAACGCCCGGCTGGCGGTCCACAGCCTGGAGCGGCTGCGCGCCCTGCGTGCCGAGACCGGCCTGCGCTATGACGACCGCCAGGAAGGCATCCTCAAGGTCTTCAACGACCGCACCGCCTTTGAGAGCGCGGTGCAGGCCTCCACCCTGATGGCGGAGGCGGGGGTGCGCTACCAGGTGCTGGACCCGGACCAAACGGTGGCACTGGACCCGGCCTACGGCGATGCCCGGGCACAGTTGGCGGGCGCCATCTACTACCCGGAGGATGAGAGCGGCGACGCCTGCCTGTTCACCCGGCGGCTGGCGGCGCTGGCGGCCGAGCGCCACGGGGTCAGCCTGCTCAACGACACCGCGGTGGAGGACTGGCGGCTGGAGGCCGGCCGCATCGTCGCCGCCCGCACCAACCGGGGCGAGATCGAGGCGGATGCCTGGGTCCTGGCGGCGGGCAGCTACACCCCGTTGCTGACCCGACCGCTGGGCCTGCGGGTGCCAATCTATCCGGTCAAGGGCTATTCGGTCACCCTGCATACCCCGGACTGGGAGGGTGCACCGCGCATCCCCATGATCGACGACGAACGCAAGGTGGTCATGGCCCGGCTCGGCGACCGGATACGCATGGCCGGCACCGCCGAGTTCGCCGGTTACGATTTGTCACTGCGCCCGGCGCGCTGTGACAATGTCCTCAACAACGTACTGGCGACGTTCCCCGGTTTGCGGGATCATATCGCCCCCGAGACACGGGAGGACTGGTGCGGGCTGCGCCCCATGAGCATGGACGGGCCGCCGATCATCGGCGCGACGCCGGTGCCCAACCTGTACCTCAACAGCGGCACCGGCCACCTGGGTTGGACGTTCGCCTGCGGGGTGTCGCACCTGCTGGCGCAGCAGCTATCAGGTGAGCCCCCTGCGCTGGACATGGCCCCGCTGGCCCTCAGCCGCTTTAACTGA
- the tldD gene encoding metalloprotease TldD translates to MSAVVDRLDIARQRILAPAGLEEQHLEQAFARLMGPGVDAADIYFQSARSEGWVMEDGRVREGTRGIDQGVGVRAISGEQSGFAYSDEIVLPALMEASGSARAIARSGQSGRLQAWHRGEGHALYPTDNPLDGLSADDKVALLKAVDAEARAQDPRVEQVIATLGGVHETMLVACADGTLAADVRPLVRFNVSVLVREGDRRENGMCGGGGRVSYSFFLDQDRALGYAREAVRQALVNLEAEEAPAGSMPVVLGPGWPGVLLHEAVGHGLEGDFNRKGTSAFAGRMGERVASPLCTVVDDGTLANRRGSLNVDDEGTPTRCTTLIEKGVLKGFMQDKLNARLMGTASTGNCRRESFAHLPMPRMTNTYMLPGPHDPEEIIRSVDHGLYAVNFGGGQVDITSGKFVFSASEAYLIEKGRITTPVKGATLIGNGPDVLTRVSMVGNDLKLDGGIGVCGKEGQSVPVGVGQPTLKVDALTVGGTRG, encoded by the coding sequence ATGAGCGCAGTAGTCGACCGACTGGACATCGCCCGGCAACGGATACTGGCGCCGGCCGGGTTGGAGGAGCAGCACCTGGAGCAGGCCTTTGCCCGGCTGATGGGCCCGGGCGTCGATGCCGCCGACATCTATTTCCAGAGCGCCCGCAGCGAGGGCTGGGTGATGGAGGACGGCCGGGTCCGTGAAGGCACCCGCGGCATCGACCAGGGCGTGGGCGTGCGGGCGATCAGTGGCGAGCAGAGCGGGTTCGCCTACTCGGACGAGATCGTCCTGCCGGCGCTGATGGAGGCCTCGGGCAGCGCCCGTGCCATCGCCCGCAGCGGCCAGAGCGGCCGGCTGCAGGCCTGGCACCGTGGCGAGGGCCACGCCCTCTATCCCACCGACAACCCCCTGGACGGGCTGAGCGCCGACGACAAGGTGGCCCTGCTCAAGGCCGTGGACGCCGAGGCCCGGGCCCAGGACCCGCGGGTCGAGCAGGTCATCGCCACCCTCGGTGGCGTCCACGAGACCATGCTCGTCGCCTGCGCCGACGGCACCCTGGCCGCCGACGTTCGCCCGCTGGTGCGTTTCAACGTCAGCGTCCTGGTCCGCGAGGGCGACCGGCGCGAGAACGGCATGTGCGGGGGCGGCGGCCGGGTGAGCTACAGCTTCTTCCTCGACCAGGACCGCGCCCTGGGCTATGCCCGCGAGGCCGTCCGCCAGGCCCTGGTCAACCTGGAGGCCGAGGAGGCCCCGGCCGGCTCCATGCCTGTCGTGCTCGGCCCCGGCTGGCCCGGCGTGCTGCTCCACGAGGCCGTGGGCCACGGCCTGGAGGGCGACTTCAACCGCAAGGGCACCTCCGCCTTCGCCGGACGCATGGGCGAACGTGTCGCCTCACCGCTGTGCACCGTGGTCGACGACGGCACCCTGGCCAACCGCCGCGGTTCGCTCAACGTCGACGACGAGGGCACCCCCACCCGCTGCACTACCCTGATCGAAAAGGGCGTACTCAAGGGCTTCATGCAGGACAAGCTCAACGCCCGCCTGATGGGCACAGCCTCCACCGGCAACTGCCGGCGAGAATCCTTCGCCCACCTGCCCATGCCGCGGATGACCAACACCTACATGCTCCCCGGCCCCCACGACCCGGAGGAGATTATCCGCTCGGTGGACCACGGCCTCTACGCCGTCAACTTCGGCGGCGGCCAGGTGGACATCACCTCCGGCAAGTTCGTCTTCTCCGCTAGCGAGGCCTACCTCATCGAGAAGGGCCGGATCACCACCCCGGTCAAGGGCGCCACCCTAATCGGCAACGGCCCCGACGTCCTCACCCGCGTCAGCATGGTCGGCAACGACCTGAAACTCGACGGCGGCATCGGCGTCTGCGGCAAGGAGGGCCAGAGCGTCCCGGTCGGCGTGGGCCAGCCGACCCTCAAGGTCGACGCCCTCACCGTGGGCGGCACCCGCGGCTGA